The Streptomyces sp. NBC_01244 genome contains a region encoding:
- a CDS encoding non-ribosomal peptide synthetase, with protein MPSTAPTASAVLDGGPAITPAPRVLDRIDARVADGAERLALVHGERRMTYGQLALAVAFRAEELATEGAGPGRLVAVHRPRGIDAVVGLLAALRTGAAYLPLDPAAPAARTAAILADCAGQDVRPAEGESVLPGPGVPQDAAYVIYTSGSTGTPNGVVVGQDALAHFTAGATVRYGITAEDRVLQFAPLHFDASVEEVFLTLGAGATLVLRDEEMLDVPGLLAGCAAHGVTVLDLPTAYWHELAHALAAGIAELPSTISTVVIGGEAALPERVAQWCRAVDPDRVRLLNTYGPTEATVVATVADLSRHPGGPVPIGEPLPGVRAAVVDDELWLLGGGLALGYLGRPELTERRFAALGAERAYRTGDVVFVREDGQLGFRGRADDEVKINGHRVDPASVESVLTAHPGVREAAVVPQETADGVKRLAAFVVADPEVDADALRARARAHLPPAAVPSVITLVEALPRTSSGKIDRKLLRTAPAGDRAAVASVFDGAVLPAEERIPLSFAQRRLWFLAGLEGPSTTYNLPLVLRLDAVPDRDALTAALADVVERHEVLRTVYPAVDSEPYQHVLEPLPVPLAVTECSPGELDALVARFTAGTFDLSCELPIRVRLFITGDGGSTLALLTHHIATDGWSVGPLLHDLGEAYAARLTGAAPGWEPLPVQYADYTLWQHELLEDPAGLLDHWRAALDGMPTVLDLPADRPRPAEPTGRGGGLTARLDADAFRRLAALGEERGASLLMVLQPALAQALAAVGAGTDIPIGTPVAGRGDEALDGLVGFFVNTLVLRTDVSGDVPYAELVDRARDADLAAYAHQELPFDLLVEHLAPDRSLAVNPFFQVMLTAQQQDAQDAQTPEPAGALTGRFVEPGLEAAKFDLSAACVAAPDGTLEVWWQYAADLFDEETARLLLDVFVRALARAAADPGGPPSASPLLDEAELRGLAERRARVALARAAQAQAQAVCAAQAAPIGDSAAEGVLCSLFAEVIGIDRVAPDDNFFSVGGHSMMGVRLVNRIRAVLGLEARIRDLFLAPTPAGLALRLTRDGTGTGRAPLVPVAEADRPERVPLSYAQRRLWFVDQLEGPSRSYTIPFALRLDRPLDPAVLADALADVAGRHEVLRTVYPAVDGQPYQHVRESARPVLERIAAPAGGLEAAIDAAAGHVFDLAAELPFRAALIDPADGDGDRDGDGDGHGDEDGDRAGDGSGQVLVLLVHHIAADGWSTGPLLADLAAAYGARQEGRAPGWRPLPVQYTDYTLWERAALDGGAAAGHVAHWKQALAGAPPVLELTAARTRPAEATHRGAATPLALDADVHARLERLALDHGASVFMVVQAALAATLTRHGAGTDLPLGTVVAGRDDEALNDLVGFFVNTLVLRCDTSGDPRFADLLERVKDTDLAAYAHQDLPFDLVVEQLNPARSTAHHPLVQVVVQVHPAEPPAPADAALAGTPLGTASGFTKFDLTVSLRETRTADGAPDGLEGVLEYATDLYDEGTAAQLAAHLARTLRAVAEDPGQRIGDIALLSAEEEFRLVTEYNDTATPREACGLVHERFAAQARRTPDRIAVSYEEETLTYAALDARANVLAHRLLAAGVARDGAVGVLMDRTPDLLVAALAVLKCGAAYVPLDPRLPDTRVRMVMEDVAARVLLTQESHRERPAVLQEAAAGVRVMTAAPSPEGGGSGAGAGAPAGADASDPGIAVGEDALMYVMFTSGSTGRPKGVGVTHRNVVELVTDRCWNRANHRRMLVHSAIGFDASTYELWVPLLNGGQLVIAPGDGTDVAELDHTVRTHGVTAAYFTMGLFHIMADEGLDTLKLLDEVWTGGDVASPSALQRVLEHCPETVLVHSYGPTETTFASHQQRIPAGRGTLPGVFLGAALDNTRVHVLDERLRPVPIGVAGEMYIAGTQVARGYLGRPGLTAERFVADPFGADGGRMYRTGDLVHWTPQGELRFVGRADGQIKLRGFRIEPGEIESTLARHPGVGQVAVVVFEDGPGGKRLVAYAVPRAGHGLTDEGLLRWAAGELPEHMVPSAAVLLDSIPLTVNGKPDRKALPAPALSARPSGRPPRNPREEILCGLFAEVLGVEGVGIDDNFFGLGGHSLLGVRLVSRMRTVLGLERGVRDLFRTPTVAGLLGDEPSDFDPMGVVLPLSTGGARPPLFCVHPGTGVGWPYAGLAQHLGPDQPLYAIQARALSELGHSPASVEEMVADYLPLIREVQPHGPYRFLGWSFGGTVAHALAVRLAELGERTELLAMMDVHLLPTEPVRRRMTPAQKRDMLVGDASDEPADAPFDVDALIGLVRLKDPVLGAFSDGEIRSVIGASINHAEIMNLYAPRPVATDMLFLAAIEDGETENTLAQHWIPYVEGSVENHIIGVPHTRMGEPEPLALIGRILSEKLRSLS; from the coding sequence ATGCCCTCGACCGCCCCCACCGCCTCCGCCGTCCTGGACGGCGGACCGGCGATCACCCCGGCGCCCCGCGTGCTCGACCGGATCGACGCCCGGGTCGCCGACGGCGCCGAGCGGCTCGCCCTGGTGCACGGCGAGCGCCGGATGACGTACGGGCAGCTCGCCCTCGCCGTGGCGTTCCGCGCCGAGGAGCTCGCCACCGAGGGCGCCGGGCCCGGCCGGCTGGTGGCCGTGCACCGGCCGCGCGGGATCGACGCGGTCGTGGGGCTGCTGGCCGCCCTGCGGACCGGCGCCGCCTACCTGCCGCTGGACCCCGCCGCACCGGCCGCCCGTACGGCCGCCATCCTGGCGGACTGCGCCGGGCAGGACGTCCGCCCGGCGGAGGGCGAGTCCGTCCTCCCCGGCCCCGGCGTCCCGCAGGACGCCGCGTACGTGATCTACACCTCCGGCTCGACCGGAACCCCCAACGGGGTGGTGGTCGGGCAGGACGCCCTGGCCCACTTCACGGCCGGGGCCACCGTCCGCTACGGCATCACCGCCGAGGACCGGGTCCTGCAGTTCGCGCCGCTGCACTTCGACGCGAGCGTCGAGGAGGTGTTCCTGACCCTGGGCGCCGGCGCCACGCTCGTCCTGCGCGACGAGGAGATGCTGGACGTACCCGGGCTGCTGGCCGGGTGCGCCGCGCACGGCGTGACCGTACTGGACCTCCCCACGGCCTACTGGCACGAGCTGGCCCACGCCCTCGCCGCCGGAATCGCCGAACTCCCCTCCACCATCAGCACGGTGGTCATCGGCGGCGAGGCCGCGCTGCCCGAGCGGGTGGCTCAGTGGTGCCGGGCCGTGGACCCGGACCGGGTGCGGCTGCTGAACACGTACGGCCCGACCGAGGCCACCGTCGTCGCCACCGTCGCCGACCTCTCCCGGCACCCGGGCGGTCCGGTCCCGATCGGAGAGCCGCTGCCGGGCGTGCGCGCGGCCGTCGTGGACGACGAGCTGTGGTTGCTCGGCGGAGGTCTGGCCCTCGGCTATCTCGGCCGGCCGGAGCTGACCGAACGGCGCTTCGCGGCGCTGGGCGCCGAGCGCGCGTACCGGACCGGTGACGTGGTGTTCGTCCGGGAGGACGGGCAGCTCGGCTTCCGGGGGCGCGCCGACGACGAAGTAAAGATCAACGGTCACCGGGTGGACCCGGCGTCCGTCGAGTCGGTGCTCACCGCCCACCCGGGGGTCCGCGAGGCCGCCGTGGTGCCGCAGGAGACCGCGGACGGAGTGAAGCGGCTGGCCGCCTTCGTCGTCGCGGATCCGGAGGTGGACGCCGACGCGCTGCGCGCCCGGGCGCGGGCCCACCTGCCCCCCGCCGCCGTGCCGTCGGTCATCACGCTGGTGGAGGCCCTGCCCCGTACCTCCTCCGGCAAGATCGACCGCAAGCTGCTGCGTACCGCGCCCGCAGGGGACCGGGCTGCCGTCGCGTCGGTGTTCGACGGGGCGGTCCTGCCCGCCGAGGAGCGGATCCCGCTGTCCTTCGCGCAGCGCCGGCTGTGGTTCCTGGCCGGGCTCGAGGGCCCCTCCACGACCTACAACCTCCCGCTGGTGCTGCGGCTGGACGCCGTCCCCGACCGGGACGCGCTGACCGCGGCCCTCGCCGACGTCGTGGAGCGCCACGAGGTGCTGCGCACGGTGTACCCGGCCGTCGACTCCGAGCCGTACCAGCACGTCCTGGAACCGCTTCCGGTCCCGCTGGCGGTGACGGAGTGCTCGCCGGGCGAACTCGACGCGCTGGTCGCGCGGTTCACCGCCGGCACCTTCGACCTGTCCTGCGAACTCCCCATCCGTGTGCGGCTGTTCATCACGGGTGACGGCGGGTCCACCCTCGCGCTGCTGACCCACCACATCGCCACCGACGGCTGGTCGGTGGGCCCGCTGCTGCACGACCTGGGCGAGGCGTACGCGGCGCGGCTGACCGGCGCCGCACCCGGCTGGGAGCCGCTGCCGGTGCAGTACGCCGACTACACCCTGTGGCAGCACGAGCTCCTGGAGGATCCGGCCGGGCTGCTGGACCACTGGCGGGCCGCCCTGGACGGGATGCCGACCGTACTGGACCTGCCCGCCGACCGGCCGCGGCCCGCCGAGCCCACCGGGCGGGGCGGCGGGCTCACCGCGCGGCTGGACGCCGACGCGTTCCGGCGGCTCGCCGCGCTCGGCGAGGAGCGGGGCGCCAGCCTCCTGATGGTCCTCCAGCCGGCCCTGGCCCAGGCGCTGGCCGCCGTCGGCGCGGGAACGGACATCCCGATCGGAACCCCGGTCGCGGGCCGCGGCGACGAGGCCCTCGACGGCCTCGTGGGCTTCTTCGTGAACACCCTGGTGCTGCGCACGGACGTCTCGGGAGACGTCCCGTACGCGGAGCTCGTGGACCGGGCCCGGGACGCCGACCTGGCCGCCTACGCCCACCAGGAACTGCCTTTCGACCTGCTGGTGGAACACCTCGCCCCGGACCGCTCGCTCGCCGTCAACCCGTTCTTCCAGGTGATGCTGACGGCCCAGCAGCAGGACGCGCAGGACGCGCAGACCCCGGAGCCGGCCGGCGCACTCACCGGCCGGTTCGTGGAACCGGGCCTGGAGGCAGCAAAGTTCGACCTCAGCGCCGCCTGCGTCGCCGCGCCCGACGGCACTCTGGAGGTGTGGTGGCAGTACGCGGCGGACCTCTTCGACGAGGAGACGGCGCGGCTGCTGCTGGACGTGTTCGTACGGGCCCTGGCCCGGGCCGCGGCAGACCCCGGCGGGCCGCCCTCCGCGAGCCCGCTGCTCGACGAGGCGGAGCTGCGGGGCCTCGCCGAGCGCCGGGCCCGCGTGGCCCTCGCCCGCGCGGCGCAGGCCCAGGCCCAGGCGGTGTGCGCGGCGCAGGCCGCGCCCATCGGGGACTCGGCCGCCGAAGGGGTGCTCTGCTCGCTGTTCGCCGAGGTCATCGGCATCGACCGGGTGGCACCGGACGACAACTTCTTCTCGGTCGGCGGCCATTCCATGATGGGCGTGCGGCTGGTGAACCGGATCCGCGCCGTGCTCGGCCTGGAGGCCCGGATCCGCGACCTGTTCCTCGCGCCGACCCCGGCCGGGCTGGCGCTGCGCCTCACCCGGGACGGCACGGGCACCGGACGGGCGCCGCTGGTCCCGGTGGCGGAGGCCGACCGGCCGGAGCGGGTACCGCTGTCGTACGCGCAGCGCCGGCTGTGGTTCGTCGACCAGTTGGAGGGCCCGAGCCGCTCCTACACCATCCCGTTCGCCCTGCGCCTGGACCGGCCGCTGGACCCGGCCGTGCTGGCCGACGCCCTCGCCGACGTGGCCGGGCGGCACGAGGTGCTGCGGACCGTGTACCCGGCGGTGGACGGGCAGCCGTACCAGCACGTACGGGAGTCGGCGCGGCCGGTGCTGGAACGGATCGCGGCGCCGGCCGGCGGACTGGAGGCGGCCATCGACGCGGCGGCCGGGCACGTCTTCGACCTGGCGGCCGAACTTCCCTTCCGCGCCGCGCTGATCGACCCCGCGGACGGAGACGGAGACCGGGACGGAGACGGGGACGGACACGGGGACGAGGACGGTGACAGGGCCGGCGACGGAAGCGGACAGGTGCTGGTGCTGCTCGTGCACCACATCGCCGCCGACGGCTGGTCGACCGGCCCGCTGCTGGCCGACCTGGCCGCCGCGTACGGGGCCCGGCAGGAGGGGCGGGCCCCCGGCTGGCGGCCGCTCCCCGTGCAGTACACGGACTACACCCTGTGGGAGCGGGCGGCCCTCGACGGCGGGGCCGCCGCCGGGCACGTCGCCCACTGGAAGCAGGCCCTGGCCGGCGCGCCCCCGGTCCTGGAGCTGACGGCGGCCCGTACCCGGCCCGCGGAGGCCACGCACCGGGGCGCGGCGACCCCGCTCGCCCTGGACGCCGATGTGCACGCCCGGCTGGAGCGCCTCGCCCTGGACCACGGGGCCTCCGTGTTCATGGTGGTCCAGGCGGCCCTGGCGGCGACGCTGACCCGGCACGGCGCCGGCACCGACCTGCCGCTGGGCACGGTCGTGGCGGGGCGTGACGACGAGGCCCTGAACGACCTGGTCGGCTTCTTCGTCAACACGCTGGTGCTGCGCTGCGACACCTCCGGCGATCCCCGGTTCGCGGACCTCCTCGAGCGGGTCAAGGACACCGACCTCGCCGCGTACGCCCACCAGGACCTCCCCTTCGACCTGGTGGTGGAGCAGCTCAACCCGGCGCGGTCCACCGCCCATCACCCCCTGGTCCAGGTCGTGGTGCAGGTCCATCCCGCGGAACCACCGGCTCCGGCGGACGCGGCGCTGGCCGGGACCCCGCTGGGGACGGCCTCCGGGTTCACCAAGTTCGACCTGACCGTGTCGCTGCGCGAGACGCGCACGGCGGACGGCGCCCCGGACGGGCTGGAGGGCGTACTGGAGTACGCGACGGACCTCTACGACGAGGGGACGGCGGCCCAGCTGGCCGCGCACCTGGCCCGCACGCTGCGGGCGGTTGCCGAGGACCCCGGGCAGCGCATCGGGGACATCGCCCTCCTCTCCGCCGAGGAGGAGTTCCGCCTGGTCACCGAGTACAACGACACGGCGACCCCGCGGGAGGCCTGCGGACTGGTCCACGAGCGGTTCGCCGCCCAGGCCCGCCGCACCCCGGACCGGATCGCGGTCTCGTACGAGGAGGAGACGCTGACCTACGCGGCCCTCGACGCCCGCGCCAACGTCCTCGCGCACCGGCTGCTGGCGGCCGGCGTGGCCCGGGACGGGGCCGTCGGCGTCCTGATGGACCGTACGCCGGACCTGCTGGTGGCGGCGCTCGCCGTACTCAAGTGCGGGGCCGCCTACGTGCCGCTGGACCCGCGGCTGCCCGACACCCGGGTGCGCATGGTCATGGAGGACGTGGCGGCGCGGGTGCTCCTGACACAGGAGTCGCACCGCGAACGGCCCGCCGTGCTCCAGGAGGCGGCGGCCGGGGTCCGGGTGATGACCGCCGCCCCGTCGCCGGAAGGCGGCGGGTCCGGGGCGGGCGCGGGGGCCCCGGCCGGGGCGGACGCGTCCGATCCGGGGATCGCCGTGGGCGAGGACGCCCTGATGTACGTGATGTTCACCTCCGGCTCGACCGGCCGCCCCAAGGGCGTCGGCGTCACCCACCGCAACGTGGTGGAACTGGTCACCGACCGCTGCTGGAACCGGGCCAACCACCGCCGGATGCTGGTCCATTCGGCCATCGGCTTCGACGCCTCGACCTACGAGCTGTGGGTTCCGCTGCTGAACGGAGGGCAGCTGGTCATCGCCCCCGGCGACGGCACCGACGTCGCCGAGCTCGACCACACCGTCCGTACCCACGGCGTGACCGCGGCCTACTTCACCATGGGCCTCTTCCACATCATGGCTGACGAGGGCCTGGACACCCTCAAGCTCCTCGACGAGGTCTGGACCGGCGGTGACGTGGCCTCCCCGAGCGCCCTCCAGCGGGTTCTGGAGCACTGCCCGGAGACCGTGCTCGTCCACTCCTACGGCCCGACCGAGACCACCTTCGCCTCGCACCAGCAGCGGATCCCGGCGGGACGGGGCACCCTCCCCGGCGTGTTCCTGGGGGCGGCCCTGGACAACACCCGGGTCCACGTCCTCGACGAGCGGCTGCGGCCGGTCCCCATCGGGGTGGCCGGCGAGATGTACATCGCCGGCACCCAGGTGGCCCGCGGGTACCTGGGCCGGCCGGGGCTGACGGCCGAGCGGTTCGTCGCCGACCCGTTCGGCGCCGACGGCGGCCGGATGTACCGCACGGGCGACCTCGTGCACTGGACCCCCCAGGGCGAACTGCGGTTCGTGGGGCGGGCGGACGGCCAGATCAAGCTGCGCGGCTTCCGGATCGAGCCCGGGGAGATCGAGTCGACGCTGGCCCGCCACCCCGGCGTCGGGCAGGTCGCGGTGGTCGTCTTCGAGGACGGCCCCGGCGGCAAGCGACTCGTCGCGTACGCCGTGCCGCGCGCGGGCCACGGCCTCACGGACGAGGGGCTGTTGCGCTGGGCGGCGGGCGAACTCCCCGAACACATGGTGCCGTCGGCGGCCGTACTGCTCGACTCCATCCCGCTGACCGTCAACGGCAAGCCCGACCGCAAGGCCCTGCCGGCCCCCGCACTCTCCGCACGCCCCTCGGGGCGGCCCCCGCGCAATCCGCGCGAGGAGATCCTGTGCGGCCTGTTCGCCGAGGTGCTGGGTGTGGAGGGGGTGGGCATCGACGACAACTTCTTCGGCCTGGGCGGTCATTCGCTGCTCGGGGTGCGTCTGGTGAGCCGGATGCGGACCGTGCTCGGGCTGGAGCGCGGGGTGCGCGACCTGTTCCGCACTCCGACGGTCGCGGGCCTCCTGGGCGACGAGCCCAGCGACTTCGACCCGATGGGCGTGGTGCTCCCGCTGAGCACCGGCGGGGCGCGGCCGCCGCTGTTCTGCGTCCACCCCGGTACCGGGGTCGGCTGGCCGTACGCGGGCCTGGCCCAGCACCTGGGGCCGGACCAGCCGCTGTACGCGATCCAGGCGCGGGCACTGAGCGAGCTGGGCCACTCCCCCGCATCGGTGGAGGAGATGGTCGCGGACTACCTCCCGCTGATCCGGGAGGTCCAGCCGCACGGCCCGTACCGCTTCCTGGGCTGGTCCTTCGGCGGCACGGTCGCCCACGCCCTCGCCGTGCGTCTGGCCGAGCTCGGGGAGCGCACCGAGCTGCTGGCGATGATGGACGTCCACCTGCTGCCCACCGAGCCGGTGCGACGGCGGATGACCCCGGCGCAGAAGCGGGACATGCTGGTCGGCGACGCCTCCGACGAGCCGGCCGACGCGCCGTTCGACGTGGACGCGCTGATCGGCCTGGTCCGGCTGAAGGACCCGGTGCTCGGGGCCTTCTCGGACGGGGAGATCCGCTCCGTCATCGGAGCCTCCATCAACCACGCCGAAATCATGAACCTGTACGCCCCGCGCCCGGTCGCCACCGACATGCTGTTCCTGGCGGCCATCGAGGACGGGGAAACGGAAAACACTCTCGCGCAGCACTGGATTCCCTATGTGGAAGGCAGCGTCGAGAATCACATCATCGGGGTCCCGCACACCAGAATGGGTGAACCCGAACCGCTTGCCCTGATCGGCCGTATTCTTTCCGAGAAATTGAGGAGCCTGTCATGA
- a CDS encoding MbtH family protein, whose product MTNPFDDTEGTFHVVVNAEGQHALWPVFADVPAGWDVVLAAGTRADALAYVERNWTDIRPKSLVAQYA is encoded by the coding sequence ATGACCAATCCTTTCGACGACACCGAGGGCACGTTCCACGTCGTGGTCAACGCCGAGGGGCAGCACGCCCTGTGGCCCGTCTTCGCCGATGTTCCCGCAGGCTGGGACGTTGTCTTGGCTGCCGGCACACGGGCGGACGCGCTCGCCTACGTGGAGCGGAACTGGACGGACATCCGCCCCAAGAGCCTGGTCGCCCAGTACGCCTGA
- a CDS encoding cobalamin B12-binding domain-containing protein, protein MRRRNVKILLTGTASDSHTWNLVYLQLLLEELGHPVCTLGPCVTDELLTTACTAEQPGLVVISSVNGHGYRDGLSAVRAVRRAGLTLPVVIGGKLGVAGAADPEQRARLLDAGCDAVFDDGDVTALKSFVAALGATSPTGRHVVPRATPLATPRAVAPSAARAGAGPATARQAVA, encoded by the coding sequence ATGCGACGACGGAATGTGAAAATCCTTCTCACGGGTACGGCTTCGGATTCCCACACATGGAACCTGGTCTATCTGCAGCTGCTCCTGGAGGAGCTCGGGCACCCGGTCTGCACTCTGGGTCCCTGTGTGACGGACGAGCTCCTGACGACGGCCTGCACGGCCGAGCAGCCCGGCCTCGTGGTCATCAGCAGTGTCAACGGGCACGGCTACCGGGACGGGCTGAGCGCCGTGCGCGCCGTGCGCCGGGCCGGCCTGACCCTTCCCGTCGTCATCGGCGGCAAGCTCGGCGTGGCCGGCGCGGCCGACCCGGAGCAGCGCGCACGGCTCCTCGACGCGGGCTGCGACGCCGTCTTCGACGACGGTGACGTCACCGCCCTGAAGTCCTTCGTCGCCGCCCTCGGCGCGACCTCGCCGACCGGCCGGCACGTCGTGCCGCGGGCCACCCCGCTTGCCACCCCGCGGGCCGTCGCGCCGAGCGCGGCACGGGCCGGCGCCGGGCCGGCCACCGCCCGGCAGGCCGTCGCATGA
- a CDS encoding methylaspartate mutase, with amino-acid sequence MTAATLAAPNVAAPSASTASTASPTSTASTASFGAFVADAAASGQLVVQPRMGFGDPRRMRAGLERTKAAVATTVGTLTIDSYTRVGDHAAARDALAEGTPLNGYPIATHSAELTRNLLAGVLDAGFPVQVRHGSSRPEAIVRALAAAGLDATEGGPVSYCLPYGRTPLAESVKNWAHCCELLASLVQAPRTAHVESFGGCMLGQLCPPGLLVAISLLEGLFFVRHGIRSVSLSYAQQTDPGQDAEAVRALRRLASEFLPPDVDQHVVLYTYMGVFPHTERGATRLLEASARLAVTSGAQRLIVKTAAEAHRIPTVLENVRALETAAATAALTGPTREAAQSADSEVYREARAFVEAVLELGEDLGKALRTAFARGVLDVPYCLHPDNAGRSRSFVDAGGRLRWSETGAMPVAPHPVRGGRVPGSVRSMTSDGLLAALGRVASQYDGPPAPGSGGAGGARAGARAARAPA; translated from the coding sequence ATGACCGCCGCCACGCTCGCCGCACCGAACGTGGCCGCCCCGTCCGCCTCCACGGCTTCCACGGCTTCCCCGACTTCCACGGCTTCCACGGCTTCCTTCGGCGCGTTCGTCGCGGACGCCGCCGCCTCCGGTCAGCTGGTCGTCCAGCCGCGGATGGGTTTCGGCGATCCGCGCCGGATGCGGGCCGGTCTGGAACGCACCAAGGCCGCCGTGGCCACCACCGTCGGCACCCTCACCATCGACAGCTACACCCGGGTCGGCGACCACGCCGCGGCACGCGACGCCCTCGCCGAGGGCACCCCGCTCAACGGCTACCCGATCGCCACCCACTCCGCCGAGCTCACCCGGAACCTCCTCGCGGGCGTGCTCGACGCCGGGTTCCCCGTCCAGGTACGGCACGGCTCCTCGCGGCCGGAGGCGATCGTCCGGGCGCTGGCCGCCGCCGGGCTGGACGCCACGGAGGGGGGACCGGTCTCGTACTGCCTGCCCTACGGGCGCACCCCGCTCGCCGAGTCCGTGAAGAACTGGGCGCACTGCTGCGAACTGCTCGCCTCGCTCGTCCAGGCGCCGCGGACGGCGCACGTGGAGAGCTTCGGCGGCTGCATGCTCGGCCAGCTCTGCCCGCCCGGGCTGCTGGTCGCCATCAGCCTGCTGGAGGGCCTGTTCTTCGTCCGGCACGGCATCCGCAGCGTGTCCCTCAGCTACGCGCAGCAGACCGACCCCGGGCAGGACGCGGAGGCGGTACGGGCACTGCGCCGGCTGGCCTCGGAGTTCCTGCCTCCGGACGTGGACCAACACGTCGTCCTCTACACCTACATGGGCGTCTTCCCGCACACCGAGCGCGGCGCCACCCGACTGCTGGAGGCCTCGGCACGGCTGGCCGTGACCTCGGGGGCACAGCGGCTGATCGTCAAGACGGCCGCCGAGGCGCACCGGATCCCCACCGTGCTGGAGAACGTCCGCGCCCTGGAGACGGCCGCGGCGACGGCCGCGCTGACCGGGCCGACGCGCGAGGCGGCTCAGTCGGCGGACAGCGAGGTGTACCGGGAGGCCCGGGCCTTCGTGGAGGCCGTCCTCGAACTCGGCGAGGACCTCGGGAAGGCCCTGCGCACCGCTTTCGCGCGGGGAGTCCTGGACGTCCCGTACTGCCTGCACCCCGACAACGCCGGGCGCTCGCGCAGCTTCGTCGACGCGGGGGGACGGCTGCGCTGGTCCGAGACGGGCGCGATGCCCGTCGCCCCCCACCCGGTGCGCGGCGGGCGGGTGCCGGGGTCCGTCCGGTCGATGACCTCGGACGGGTTGCTGGCGGCGCTGGGCCGGGTGGCCTCGCAGTACGACGGCCCGCCGGCGCCCGGTTCCGGGGGCGCGGGCGGAGCCCGGGCCGGGGCTCGAGCGGCCCGGGCCCCCGCGTGA
- a CDS encoding asparagine synthetase A: MDFSTPPPLGEHLRSPQLRSAMLVQQEALHAARQFLRGEGFVELLPPLVGPVTDPGGRGAKALDVDYYGQPYKLMTSAILYKQASLKGFPRLFYIAPNVRVEPPETAGTGRHLVEFHQIDVEMAGGSRADAQEIAAGLLTSVVDHVWTAVPEVLRELGRDELDFAELRSGKFDSCTHEEAVARLIGRGHPQSPDAEIDWEGEKVLSLEADRPFFIDDYPKGSRGFYDREDPERPGVLRNFDLIAHGGFGELVSGSERESGYAAIVTRMRESGENPAKYAWYLELAREGIEPSAGFGMGLQRLVRYLTGLDALWQVSAYPKLPGVIAP, encoded by the coding sequence ATGGACTTCTCGACCCCTCCCCCGCTGGGTGAGCACCTGCGCTCGCCGCAGCTCCGGTCCGCGATGCTCGTCCAGCAGGAAGCCCTCCACGCGGCGCGGCAGTTCCTGCGCGGCGAGGGCTTCGTGGAGCTGCTGCCGCCCCTGGTGGGCCCGGTCACCGACCCGGGCGGGCGCGGCGCGAAGGCGCTGGACGTCGACTACTACGGACAGCCGTACAAGCTGATGACGAGCGCGATCCTCTACAAGCAGGCTTCCCTGAAGGGCTTTCCGCGCCTCTTCTACATCGCCCCGAACGTCCGGGTGGAGCCCCCCGAGACCGCGGGCACGGGCCGCCACCTGGTGGAGTTCCACCAGATCGACGTGGAGATGGCGGGCGGCAGCCGGGCCGACGCCCAGGAGATCGCGGCCGGCCTGCTGACCAGCGTGGTCGACCACGTGTGGACGGCCGTCCCCGAGGTGCTCCGTGAACTGGGCCGGGACGAGCTGGACTTCGCCGAGCTGCGGTCCGGGAAGTTCGACTCCTGCACGCACGAGGAGGCGGTGGCCCGGCTGATCGGGCGGGGCCACCCGCAGAGTCCGGACGCGGAGATCGACTGGGAGGGCGAGAAGGTGCTCTCCCTGGAGGCCGACCGGCCGTTCTTCATCGACGACTACCCGAAGGGTTCGCGCGGCTTCTACGACCGCGAGGACCCCGAGCGCCCGGGCGTGCTGCGCAACTTCGACCTGATCGCGCACGGCGGGTTCGGCGAGCTGGTCAGCGGAAGCGAGCGGGAGTCGGGCTACGCGGCGATCGTGACCCGGATGCGCGAGAGCGGCGAGAACCCGGCCAAGTACGCCTGGTACCTGGAGCTGGCCCGCGAGGGCATCGAGCCCAGCGCCGGCTTCGGCATGGGGCTGCAGCGCCTGGTGCGGTACCTGACCGGGCTCGACGCCCTCTGGCAGGTCAGCGCCTACCCGAAGCTGCCGGGGGTGATCGCGCCGTGA